From one Aquicella lusitana genomic stretch:
- a CDS encoding IS4 family transposase — protein sequence MKDTVFQRLLKPVTKKLMKECIERFRSDHRYESFNTFEHLKTMIYAHINEIKSLRTLEVAINSQKIGIKTQVKRSTLSDANRKRPAESFFWILEQLMSLLPRKKHKEIKKVIRILDSSPIQLRGQGYDEWSKQYATRHIQGLKLHVEYDLGLDLPLRMKLSHPNCNDATMGQKWPILKNTLYVFDKGYYDYNWWWSINKRQAYFVTRLKKNAAIVIESRQKNTREPILQDCLFRISNKVPRGGKRMEYSETLRYISVKREGKTPLILVTNLKDLPAENIAKLYKARWEIELFFKWIKQNLRLKKFLGRSSNAVKIQIATALIAFILIQIFKNVSNEKRSLHLVLVWIRHNLHVAEYRNRQYKPPIYLISRRPVYL from the coding sequence ATGAAAGATACCGTTTTTCAACGATTATTAAAACCCGTTACAAAAAAATTAATGAAGGAATGTATAGAACGCTTTCGATCTGATCATCGTTATGAATCATTTAATACATTTGAACATTTAAAAACGATGATTTATGCACATATTAATGAAATTAAAAGCTTACGCACGTTAGAGGTTGCGATAAACAGTCAAAAAATTGGTATAAAAACGCAAGTAAAACGCTCGACCTTAAGTGATGCCAATCGAAAACGACCAGCCGAAAGTTTCTTTTGGATATTAGAACAGCTTATGTCTTTGTTACCCAGGAAAAAACATAAAGAAATAAAAAAAGTAATCAGGATATTAGATAGTAGCCCGATACAGCTAAGAGGCCAAGGGTACGATGAGTGGTCAAAGCAATATGCGACTCGGCATATACAAGGATTAAAACTACATGTTGAATATGATTTAGGATTAGATTTGCCCTTAAGGATGAAGTTGAGTCATCCAAATTGTAATGATGCGACGATGGGACAAAAATGGCCAATCCTTAAAAACACCCTTTATGTGTTTGATAAAGGTTACTACGATTACAATTGGTGGTGGAGCATCAACAAAAGGCAGGCTTATTTTGTGACTCGATTAAAGAAGAATGCGGCCATTGTTATAGAAAGCCGGCAAAAAAATACTCGCGAACCCATCTTACAAGATTGTCTTTTTAGAATTTCAAATAAAGTTCCACGTGGTGGAAAACGCATGGAATATAGCGAGACGCTGAGATATATAAGTGTAAAAAGAGAAGGAAAAACTCCTCTTATTTTGGTAACTAACTTGAAAGATTTACCAGCAGAAAATATTGCTAAGCTTTATAAAGCCCGATGGGAAATAGAGCTATTTTTTAAATGGATCAAGCAAAATCTTCGACTTAAAAAATTTCTGGGCCGATCTTCTAATGCGGTTAAAATTCAAATAGCAACAGCCTTGATTGCTTTTATATTGATACAAATATTTAAAAATGTTTCAAATGAGAAACGTTCATTACATCTCGTTTTAGTCTGGATCAGACATAATTTGCATGTTGCAGAATATCGCAATAGACAATACAAGCCTCCTATTTATTTAATTTCAAGGAGACCTGTTTATTTATGA
- a CDS encoding MFS transporter translates to MLSNTTQSRPKTMELSYSIVVISLCACFLFYKYILQIYPSVVTNQLMREFQLSGAGLGNLAATFYYTYMITQLFVGILLDKYSTRWLTAAAIFCCGLGVMLFSQTHSLFIAELSRGLMGVGVAFATVAYMKLAAVWFSPRQYAFVGGLLATAAMAGAIFGQAPLAYFIDAVGWRECLFITGLIGFALAILFVFIVRDAPEKSSVAQKAELVSWRDLLDIVKNRQNWLLTFYSGLAFSPIAIFGGLWGNPFLQQAYHLNNTQAASLLSLVFIGLGIGSPLLGILSDRLGARRNVMLSSTMVACLALVLVLYCHQLPLWAVSVLLFIFGFGLGSFMLGFAIGKEINKPAFTATVVAMINTSDALLDSFTEPGIGKLLDLLWDGKVVDGVHYFSLQSYHLALSVLPIYLLIAALLLVWVREAPADL, encoded by the coding sequence ATGTTAAGCAATACAACACAATCACGGCCAAAGACAATGGAATTGAGCTATTCCATTGTGGTGATTAGCCTCTGCGCGTGCTTTCTTTTTTATAAATATATCCTGCAGATTTATCCCAGTGTCGTGACTAACCAGCTCATGCGCGAGTTTCAGTTATCGGGCGCAGGTCTTGGTAATCTTGCCGCAACCTTTTATTACACTTACATGATCACTCAGCTATTTGTAGGTATTCTGCTTGATAAGTACAGCACGCGCTGGCTGACTGCTGCAGCTATTTTTTGCTGTGGTTTGGGCGTTATGCTGTTTTCACAAACGCATTCGCTGTTCATTGCGGAATTGTCACGTGGATTAATGGGCGTAGGCGTGGCCTTTGCTACCGTCGCTTATATGAAATTGGCGGCAGTCTGGTTTTCACCGCGGCAATATGCATTTGTTGGCGGACTATTGGCGACTGCAGCGATGGCAGGCGCGATTTTTGGGCAAGCGCCTTTGGCCTATTTTATTGATGCAGTGGGCTGGCGTGAGTGCTTGTTTATTACGGGATTAATTGGTTTCGCCTTAGCTATCCTGTTTGTTTTTATTGTTCGGGACGCGCCTGAAAAATCATCCGTTGCTCAAAAAGCCGAATTGGTTTCATGGCGTGATTTACTGGATATCGTCAAAAATAGACAAAACTGGCTGCTCACTTTTTATAGCGGTTTGGCTTTTTCACCCATCGCCATTTTTGGCGGACTATGGGGAAATCCTTTTTTGCAGCAAGCCTATCATCTCAACAATACACAAGCAGCGTCTTTGCTCTCTCTGGTATTTATTGGTTTAGGGATTGGAAGTCCTTTATTGGGTATTCTTTCTGACCGGCTAGGGGCGAGGCGTAACGTCATGTTGTCGAGTACGATGGTTGCCTGTCTCGCGCTGGTACTAGTGCTCTATTGCCATCAGCTGCCTCTCTGGGCTGTTTCAGTGCTGTTATTTATATTCGGATTCGGGTTGGGATCCTTTATGCTGGGCTTTGCGATCGGGAAAGAGATTAACAAGCCGGCATTCACAGCTACAGTGGTTGCCATGATTAATACCAGTGATGCTTTGCTGGATAGCTTTACAGAACCCGGGATCGGAAAGCTACTCGATTTACTCTGGGATGGCAAAGTGGTTGATGGCGTGCATTATTTTTCGCTGCAAAGCTATCACCTCGCGTTGTCCGTGCTGCCCATCTATTTGCTTATTGCAGCCTTGTTATTGGTGTGGGTGAGAGAGGCTCCGGCGGATTTATAA
- a CDS encoding HU family DNA-binding protein: MKRKSGNGKTASKAAAKKSPAKLPAFKEPVSKSGMIKTITDVTCVNKKDVVAVMDCLTQVIEKHVKSGGPGVFVLPGLMKISVVKKPARPARKGVNPFTGEEIMIKAKPAYKTVKIRPLKKLKEMVA; encoded by the coding sequence ATGAAAAGGAAGTCTGGTAACGGGAAAACTGCTTCCAAAGCAGCAGCTAAAAAATCTCCCGCTAAATTGCCCGCTTTTAAAGAACCCGTATCCAAAAGCGGCATGATCAAGACAATCACCGATGTCACCTGCGTCAACAAAAAAGACGTTGTTGCGGTTATGGATTGTCTTACTCAGGTAATTGAAAAACACGTCAAATCAGGCGGCCCAGGCGTATTTGTTCTTCCTGGCCTGATGAAAATCAGTGTGGTTAAAAAACCGGCGAGACCAGCTCGCAAGGGCGTTAACCCCTTTACCGGCGAAGAAATCATGATCAAGGCAAAACCTGCTTACAAAACTGTAAAAATCAGACCGCTCAAGAAATTAAAGGAAATGGTCGCGTAA
- the rplM gene encoding 50S ribosomal protein L13, producing the protein MKTYFATDETSEHKWYLVDANNKVLGRLATQIAKYLRGKHKPEYTPHADAGDYIVVINAAQVKVTGKKEQEKVYYRHSGYPGGLKETTFEKLQDKDPTKIIEIAVKGMLPKTPLGRAMLRKLKVYAGAEHPHTAQQPVEINLEKAE; encoded by the coding sequence ATGAAAACGTATTTTGCTACCGATGAAACCAGTGAACACAAGTGGTATCTTGTTGATGCAAATAACAAAGTGCTCGGCAGATTAGCCACCCAGATCGCGAAATACCTGCGCGGCAAGCATAAGCCCGAATATACCCCACACGCAGATGCTGGCGACTATATTGTGGTCATCAATGCTGCTCAAGTGAAAGTAACAGGTAAAAAAGAGCAGGAAAAAGTGTATTATAGGCACTCAGGTTACCCAGGCGGATTAAAAGAGACCACCTTCGAGAAATTGCAGGATAAGGATCCGACCAAGATTATTGAAATTGCAGTAAAAGGCATGCTGCCAAAGACTCCTTTGGGTCGGGCGATGCTGCGCAAACTGAAAGTCTATGCCGGCGCTGAGCATCCGCATACAGCACAGCAGCCTGTTGAAATTAACCTTGAGAAAGCAGAATAG
- the rpsI gene encoding 30S ribosomal protein S9, whose protein sequence is MAEKNFYGTGRRKTSTARVFLKPGKGSIVINDRTLEEYFGRETARMIVRQPLEATELQSKFDVLVTVDGGGMNGQAGAIRHGIARALLQYEEDSSGGDDTSGGMADDSVRRALRRAGYLTRDAREVERKKVGKHKARKGTQYSKR, encoded by the coding sequence ATGGCAGAAAAGAATTTTTATGGTACTGGTCGTCGCAAAACATCGACAGCCCGTGTATTCCTGAAACCAGGCAAGGGAAGCATTGTTATCAATGACCGTACGCTTGAAGAATATTTCGGCCGTGAAACTGCCCGTATGATCGTTCGCCAGCCGCTTGAAGCTACTGAGCTGCAAAGCAAATTTGATGTGCTGGTGACCGTTGATGGCGGCGGTATGAATGGCCAAGCCGGCGCTATTCGCCATGGTATTGCGCGCGCATTGTTGCAATACGAAGAGGATAGCTCAGGTGGTGATGACACCAGTGGCGGCATGGCTGATGATTCCGTAAGAAGAGCATTGCGCAGAGCAGGCTATTTAACTAGAGACGCGCGAGAAGTCGAACGTAAAAAAGTTGGCAAACACAAAGCTCGCAAGGGTACGCAATACTCCAAGCGATAA
- a CDS encoding glutathione S-transferase N-terminal domain-containing protein: MAIITNKRSVMTLYSGAVDILSHRVRIVLAEKGVSYEVINIESRGKTEDLLELNPYGNVPTLVDRELALYEPNIIAEYLDERFPHPPLMPVYPVARAKARLIIYRFDREWGPLIRKLETGKINDSRAAAKELTSYLLQLVPAFNASPYFLGEEFTLVDCCIAPVLWRLPAWGITLPPAETKVVNKYADRLFQRDSFQASLTEAEQELRKSAKAETA; the protein is encoded by the coding sequence ATGGCAATTATTACAAATAAACGATCCGTCATGACGCTCTATTCCGGAGCAGTGGATATTCTCAGTCATCGGGTGCGCATCGTACTTGCTGAAAAAGGCGTATCCTACGAAGTGATTAATATTGAATCACGCGGTAAGACTGAAGATTTGCTTGAGCTGAATCCCTACGGTAATGTGCCTACGCTCGTTGATCGAGAGCTTGCACTGTATGAACCCAACATTATTGCTGAATACCTTGATGAACGGTTCCCGCATCCTCCTTTAATGCCTGTTTACCCTGTTGCCAGAGCGAAGGCCAGATTGATAATCTATCGTTTTGATCGCGAATGGGGACCGTTGATTCGCAAATTAGAGACAGGGAAAATAAATGATTCACGAGCCGCTGCAAAAGAGCTGACTAGCTATTTGTTGCAGCTTGTACCAGCATTTAATGCTTCTCCTTATTTTCTAGGAGAGGAATTTACACTGGTTGACTGCTGTATCGCGCCTGTCTTGTGGCGCTTGCCGGCATGGGGCATTACCCTGCCGCCAGCTGAAACCAAAGTGGTTAACAAGTATGCGGATCGATTATTTCAGCGCGATTCATTTCAGGCCAGTCTCACTGAGGCCGAACAGGAGTTGAGGAAATCAGCTAAGGCAGAAACAGCTTAA
- a CDS encoding ClpXP protease specificity-enhancing factor, which produces MMLSNRPYLLRAFYQWIVDSACTPILVIDANHPRCRIPKEYAEGGEIVFNISSVAVRDLKITNELVEFKASFSGVIHFISAPIKAILAIYAEENGEGIFFDADEDDSEGEERNGIVELKALEGFSNADASDADIIASEQTREKPVLRLVE; this is translated from the coding sequence ATGATGTTATCAAACAGACCTTACTTGCTACGAGCATTTTATCAGTGGATTGTTGATAGTGCATGCACACCTATCCTTGTCATTGATGCTAATCATCCCCGCTGCAGAATTCCCAAAGAATATGCTGAAGGCGGTGAGATAGTATTTAATATCTCTTCAGTCGCAGTGCGCGATCTGAAAATTACCAATGAACTCGTTGAGTTCAAGGCTTCTTTCTCTGGCGTGATCCATTTCATCTCTGCCCCGATTAAAGCTATTTTAGCTATCTATGCTGAAGAAAATGGCGAAGGTATATTTTTTGATGCAGATGAAGACGACAGTGAAGGTGAAGAACGCAATGGCATCGTTGAGCTGAAGGCATTGGAAGGCTTTTCCAATGCGGATGCGTCTGATGCAGATATCATTGCCAGCGAACAAACCAGAGAGAAGCCCGTTTTAAGGCTTGTTGAGTAA
- a CDS encoding ATP-binding protein → MTDKDNLEQIIARQKRQIATLRAENDMLKKKAILSANNDKEFFALRDLIALMPGNIFWKDKEGKLLGCNNHLAKILSLTSPDEIIGKHTIDLVGAELAEQIDKIDKEIMASMEATSIEEVGFNEKHEPATYLSYKIPLRDRNGEVIGLLGTSLDITEHKRMEQELKIAKEKAEASNRAKSQFLAVVNHELRTPLTGILGLVNFLKQGNLSKADQLTSLEDLEHCAQNLLSLVNDVLDFSRLEAGKYVLNTHTSINLNTLINEALSITAALAKNKGLELTARLDQQPSLQIQTDPHVLRQILINIINNAIKFTEKGQIAIEVRILKRTARKAKLAIAVHDTGPGIPADKLELIFEPFRQLEDAYTRQSSRSGTGLGLAIVKRLAGLLNMTINVISEPGKGSTFTLIGEFEVPRGDSLITALHKKSMAYRAKHPDLPSTALSSLPKQKLKVLLIEDDKIVQRIHEKMLVDLGCEVEISAHGHDGLQALNNHDIIFVDIGLPDITGFEVIRTIRQHQDKEKRTLPIVALTGYTGEEEKSACLTAGANEIANKPISHGSLKEILHRYTKPTW, encoded by the coding sequence ATGACCGATAAAGACAACCTAGAACAAATCATCGCCCGGCAAAAACGACAAATTGCCACCCTGAGAGCAGAAAATGACATGCTCAAAAAAAAGGCAATCCTATCGGCCAACAATGACAAAGAATTTTTCGCTTTGCGTGATCTGATTGCGCTTATGCCAGGCAATATATTCTGGAAAGACAAGGAAGGCAAACTTTTAGGTTGTAACAACCATCTTGCAAAGATTCTAAGCCTCACGTCTCCGGATGAAATTATAGGCAAACATACCATTGATCTCGTTGGCGCAGAATTAGCCGAGCAGATAGATAAGATTGACAAAGAAATCATGGCTTCAATGGAGGCAACCAGTATTGAAGAAGTGGGTTTTAATGAAAAACACGAACCTGCTACTTATCTCTCTTACAAAATACCGTTGCGCGATCGCAATGGCGAGGTAATCGGGCTTCTCGGAACTTCTCTTGATATCACAGAACATAAAAGAATGGAGCAGGAGCTTAAAATAGCCAAAGAAAAAGCAGAGGCATCCAACCGGGCAAAATCTCAATTTCTCGCTGTCGTAAACCATGAGCTTCGCACGCCGCTCACGGGCATCTTAGGACTAGTCAATTTTTTAAAGCAGGGAAATTTATCAAAGGCGGATCAACTGACCTCGCTGGAAGACCTGGAGCATTGCGCGCAAAATCTGCTTAGTCTGGTAAACGATGTCCTGGATTTCAGCCGTCTGGAAGCCGGAAAATACGTTTTAAATACGCACACATCAATTAATCTTAATACCCTTATCAACGAAGCTTTAAGTATTACTGCTGCGCTTGCAAAAAATAAAGGCTTGGAATTGACCGCCCGGCTGGATCAACAACCGTCTCTGCAAATCCAGACAGATCCCCATGTGCTGCGGCAGATACTTATTAACATCATTAATAACGCCATCAAATTCACTGAAAAGGGTCAGATTGCCATAGAGGTGCGTATATTAAAGCGCACAGCCCGCAAAGCAAAACTTGCTATTGCGGTCCATGATACAGGGCCTGGTATCCCAGCCGACAAATTGGAACTGATTTTTGAACCTTTCAGGCAGCTTGAAGATGCGTATACTCGGCAATCTAGCCGCAGCGGCACCGGCCTTGGCCTTGCGATTGTCAAACGGCTGGCGGGCTTATTGAACATGACCATCAACGTTATCAGTGAGCCCGGGAAAGGATCCACGTTTACGCTGATTGGGGAATTCGAAGTTCCTCGAGGCGATTCTCTCATTACTGCCCTGCATAAAAAATCTATGGCATATCGTGCGAAACACCCAGATCTTCCTTCCACTGCTCTCTCCTCACTCCCCAAGCAAAAACTGAAAGTTCTCCTTATTGAAGATGACAAAATTGTTCAGCGTATTCATGAAAAAATGTTGGTCGATTTAGGGTGTGAAGTTGAAATTTCCGCACATGGCCATGACGGACTGCAGGCGCTAAATAATCATGACATTATCTTTGTGGACATCGGCTTGCCTGATATCACTGGCTTTGAAGTCATCAGAACAATACGCCAACATCAGGATAAAGAGAAACGAACCCTTCCTATTGTTGCGCTCACAGGCTATACCGGCGAAGAAGAAAAATCTGCCTGCCTGACTGCTGGCGCGAACGAAATTGCAAACAAACCCATCTCACACGGAAGCCTGAAAGAAATTCTGCATCGGTATACGAAACCTACCTGGTAG
- a CDS encoding BON domain-containing protein has product MKKFMAIIVLAFSLQGCIFVAGAAAGAAAIAIVYDHRTIENTLQDTRIANKIADKINKVPALRDESHIEVTVFNRVVLLTGETPNPAWRQQAEDIAKSDPEISRVYNQITIQGPTSTLTRTSDSWITTKIKGQMLATEDLKSSSIKVVTENGVVYLMGIVNRQQADIAVDIARQVSGVQKVVKIFQYRT; this is encoded by the coding sequence ATGAAAAAATTTATGGCGATTATTGTTCTGGCTTTTTCCTTACAAGGGTGCATTTTTGTTGCAGGCGCCGCTGCCGGCGCTGCAGCGATTGCTATCGTTTATGATCATCGGACTATTGAAAATACCCTTCAGGACACGCGAATCGCCAATAAGATAGCCGATAAAATCAATAAAGTGCCTGCGTTGCGCGATGAAAGCCACATTGAAGTCACCGTATTCAACCGTGTCGTGCTGCTCACCGGTGAAACACCGAATCCGGCTTGGCGGCAACAGGCAGAAGATATAGCCAAATCAGATCCGGAGATTTCCCGCGTTTATAATCAGATTACTATTCAAGGACCTACCTCCACCCTGACACGCACCAGCGATTCCTGGATCACTACTAAAATCAAGGGCCAAATGCTCGCAACCGAAGATTTAAAATCCAGCAGCATTAAAGTCGTCACTGAAAACGGCGTTGTTTACCTGATGGGTATAGTCAACCGCCAGCAAGCTGATATTGCTGTTGATATTGCAAGACAGGTTTCAGGTGTTCAAAAAGTAGTGAAGATTTTCCAGTATAGGACATAA
- a CDS encoding phosphoheptose isomerase — MNSIIERIKVNFTESIQTKIISADSILNIIAEASEEIVQALLEGHKILSCGNGGSACEALHFSSEMLNRFKQERPGLPAIALTSDIPTLTAIANDYHFSDVFAKQIRAMGHAGDLLLAISTSGNSANIVNAIKAAHDKNMGVIALTGYDGGKIVDHLQEKDIEIRVPAYDTARIQETHLLIIHCICDIIDFRLFGHGEVT, encoded by the coding sequence ATGAACAGCATCATTGAACGCATTAAAGTAAATTTTACAGAAAGCATTCAGACCAAAATCATCTCGGCTGACTCGATCCTCAATATTATTGCTGAAGCCAGCGAGGAAATCGTACAGGCGCTCCTCGAAGGCCATAAAATTCTGAGCTGCGGTAACGGCGGATCTGCTTGCGAAGCCCTGCATTTCAGCTCTGAAATGCTGAATCGTTTCAAACAGGAACGGCCCGGCCTCCCCGCCATCGCACTGACCTCCGATATACCGACCCTGACTGCCATAGCGAATGACTATCATTTCAGTGACGTATTTGCAAAGCAGATACGCGCCATGGGCCATGCCGGTGACTTATTGCTCGCCATTTCTACTAGCGGCAATTCAGCGAACATCGTCAATGCCATCAAGGCAGCCCACGATAAAAACATGGGGGTTATTGCATTGACCGGCTATGATGGTGGTAAAATAGTCGACCATTTGCAGGAAAAAGATATTGAAATACGTGTGCCCGCCTATGATACAGCGCGTATCCAAGAGACACACTTGCTCATCATTCATTGTATTTGTGACATTATAGATTTTCGTTTATTTGGTCACGGAGAAGTAACATGA
- a CDS encoding YraN family protein has translation MLDRHKLGKKAELLACQFLQAKGLRLLQQNYHCYYGEIDLIMQDQDDIVFVEVRCRRRTDYGNAFESISKTKIARLIKTANHFLQMKKWLDKVNSRFDVIAIHPVAGKMQIEWIEHAFSEEINRYL, from the coding sequence GTGCTTGACAGACATAAGCTTGGCAAGAAAGCAGAATTATTGGCCTGCCAGTTTCTGCAGGCCAAAGGTCTGCGATTGCTTCAGCAGAATTATCATTGCTATTATGGCGAGATTGACTTAATCATGCAGGATCAGGATGATATCGTTTTTGTCGAAGTTCGCTGCCGCAGGCGCACCGATTACGGCAACGCATTTGAAAGCATCAGCAAAACCAAAATCGCCAGACTGATCAAGACCGCGAACCATTTTTTGCAAATGAAAAAATGGCTTGATAAAGTTAACAGCCGTTTTGATGTTATCGCTATCCATCCTGTAGCAGGCAAAATGCAGATTGAATGGATCGAGCACGCATTTTCGGAGGAGATAAATCGCTACTTATGA
- a CDS encoding penicillin-binding protein activator: MQRSIFIKIILGLIIAVGLASCSTTTFSPASTSSSALSPESYHTTLWEGNADTIWNKLQATPPSRLAALQRETSDPTQNAWLQLALISKRNSVNTQQLAHQLIIWRNSNPSHPANQLLPNDEILNQLQNAAAPQQIALLLPQSGPFGTSGRAVREGFLNAYYANLSKAGQQRVKFYDTASTPSMAALHQQAVAEGADFVIGPLIKDQVQQLSKSGSFTSPTLALNYTTLYWGSLPTNFYEFGLLPEDEVAQIADRAHETGRSRAIIIAPQNVWGKRLVSAFSTRWQSIGGSIQETWYYSANTDFNQEIARLLKVNLSQDKQLMKEGGNKESLQNQRRQDFDVIFLFAQPQPARAILPLLRYYYAGDVPVYATSSIYSGKLNPAKDADLNGVIICDIPWTKQLARMRSDDEVSSDRLYAVGQDAYLLSQTLQRLTYLPNFPIYGRTGALTLSSTHQIHRRLPCTVIRNERA; the protein is encoded by the coding sequence ATGCAAAGATCTATTTTTATCAAAATTATCCTTGGGCTAATCATCGCAGTCGGTTTGGCGAGCTGTTCAACGACTACTTTTTCGCCCGCTTCCACTTCATCCTCTGCGCTTTCCCCAGAAAGCTACCATACCACTTTATGGGAAGGGAATGCAGACACGATCTGGAATAAATTGCAGGCCACCCCTCCATCCAGGCTTGCCGCTTTACAGCGAGAAACCAGTGATCCGACGCAAAACGCATGGCTTCAGCTTGCCCTCATCAGCAAACGCAACAGCGTCAACACCCAGCAACTTGCCCATCAATTAATCATCTGGCGCAACAGCAATCCCTCTCACCCCGCCAACCAGCTGCTTCCGAATGACGAAATTTTAAATCAGCTGCAAAATGCCGCGGCGCCGCAACAAATTGCGCTTCTGCTGCCACAGAGCGGACCTTTTGGCACCTCTGGCCGGGCCGTGCGCGAAGGCTTTTTAAACGCTTATTATGCGAATTTATCCAAAGCAGGCCAGCAGCGCGTCAAGTTTTATGATACAGCATCCACGCCAAGCATGGCTGCGCTGCATCAGCAAGCGGTTGCAGAAGGCGCTGATTTTGTTATCGGCCCCCTGATCAAAGACCAGGTGCAGCAGCTGAGCAAATCGGGTTCTTTTACCTCGCCTACACTCGCGCTGAATTACACTACACTCTACTGGGGTTCACTGCCGACGAATTTCTATGAATTTGGCCTCTTACCAGAAGACGAGGTGGCCCAGATCGCTGATCGTGCGCATGAAACAGGCCGCTCGCGTGCCATCATCATTGCGCCGCAAAACGTGTGGGGAAAGCGGCTGGTATCTGCCTTTTCAACGCGATGGCAATCTATCGGCGGCAGCATTCAGGAAACATGGTATTACTCGGCAAACACGGATTTCAATCAGGAAATAGCCCGGCTGCTTAAAGTCAATCTGTCTCAGGACAAGCAATTAATGAAGGAAGGCGGCAATAAGGAATCGCTGCAAAACCAGCGGCGGCAGGATTTTGACGTAATTTTCCTCTTTGCCCAGCCGCAACCTGCGCGCGCTATTTTGCCACTCTTACGTTATTATTACGCTGGCGATGTCCCCGTGTATGCAACTTCATCCATTTATTCGGGCAAGCTGAATCCCGCCAAGGACGCGGATTTAAATGGTGTCATTATTTGCGACATCCCCTGGACAAAACAACTGGCCCGCATGCGATCGGATGATGAAGTCTCTTCAGACCGGCTCTACGCAGTGGGACAGGATGCTTATCTTTTAAGTCAAACCTTGCAGCGGCTTACCTATTTGCCCAATTTTCCTATTTACGGAAGAACGGGTGCATTAACCCTGTCATCTACACATCAAATTCACCGCCGCCTGCCCTGCACCGTCATTCGCAATGAACGTGCTTGA
- the rsmI gene encoding 16S rRNA (cytidine(1402)-2'-O)-methyltransferase, producing MHSNKIGTLYVVATPIGNLQDISLRAIEVLKKVDRVAAEDTRHAMQLLNHFSINKPTLSLHEFNERERVGVLLAYLQQQGESVALVSDAGTPLISDPGFLVVREAKAVGIPVVPVPGPCAAITALSVSGLATDRFIFEGFLPAKEEARRQRLTLLRHEKRTLIFYEAPHRLLDTLQSMSTVFGSQRKAVVARELTKVHESVLAMDLAALIAWFTSHPDQQRGEIVILVTGAEEEKQHAKEVIPKEALAILLEELPLKQAVALASKITGERKNVLYELALSMKGNA from the coding sequence ATGCATAGTAACAAAATAGGCACATTATACGTTGTAGCAACACCCATTGGTAATCTGCAGGATATCTCCCTGCGGGCAATCGAGGTATTAAAGAAGGTTGACAGAGTCGCAGCAGAAGATACCAGGCATGCTATGCAGCTATTAAACCATTTTTCAATTAATAAGCCCACTCTTTCCCTGCATGAATTTAACGAGCGTGAACGGGTAGGTGTTTTACTCGCCTATCTGCAGCAACAAGGCGAATCTGTTGCGCTTGTTAGTGACGCAGGTACACCGCTTATCAGTGATCCCGGTTTTCTTGTTGTGAGGGAAGCGAAAGCCGTTGGCATACCCGTTGTCCCCGTTCCGGGCCCCTGTGCGGCTATTACGGCCTTGAGCGTTTCGGGGCTTGCCACGGACAGATTCATTTTTGAAGGTTTTTTGCCTGCCAAAGAAGAAGCAAGGCGGCAACGGCTTACCCTGCTCCGTCATGAAAAGCGTACGCTGATTTTTTATGAAGCCCCTCATCGTCTACTCGACACTTTGCAATCGATGTCGACTGTTTTTGGCAGCCAGCGGAAAGCCGTGGTAGCCAGGGAGTTAACCAAAGTCCATGAATCAGTGCTTGCAATGGATCTGGCCGCACTCATTGCGTGGTTTACATCGCATCCCGATCAGCAGCGTGGTGAGATTGTCATTCTGGTCACAGGCGCTGAAGAGGAAAAACAGCATGCAAAGGAAGTCATACCCAAGGAGGCTTTGGCTATCCTGCTGGAAGAGCTTCCACTCAAGCAGGCTGTGGCGCTTGCAAGTAAAATTACAGGCGAGCGCAAAAATGTCCTGTATGAGTTAGCGCTGTCGATGAAAGGAAATGCTTAA